A single genomic interval of Rhododendron vialii isolate Sample 1 chromosome 3a, ASM3025357v1 harbors:
- the LOC131318603 gene encoding U4/U6 small nuclear ribonucleoprotein PRP4-like protein — protein MDVDDDNSVSTSVMEPSAAVIDGQTVVATGPVPIQPVPIIGPPLGSPVPPIPTQLPSITPQLAPLPPVVRQPQAQQNGEVSPSDSDSDNDGSGPTPSTAEYEVSEQSRQIRERQEKMMQELLIKRRAAALAVPTNDMAVRARLRRLSEPITLFGEREMERRDRLRMLLAKLDAEGQLERLMKAHEDEEAAASATKDEAEEDIQYPFYTEGSKALLQARVEIAKYSLPRAALRLQRARRKRDDPDEDLDAEIDWALKQAGSLVLYCSEIGDDRPLSGCSFSHDGNMLATCASSGVAKLWSMPQVEKVSTLKGHTERLTDVAFSPVDNYIATASADRTARLWNTEGSLLKTFEGHLDRLGRIAFHPSGKYLGTTSFDKTWRLWDIDTGEELLLQEGHSRSVYGLTFHRDGSLAASCGLDALARVWDLRSGKSILALEGHVKSVFGISFSPNGYHLATGGEDNTCRIWDLRKRKALYVIPAHSNSLSQVKFEPEEGYFLVSASFDMTAKVWSSRDFKPVQTLSGHEGRVTSLDIAGDGQHIATVTSDRTIKLWSSRNSGKEKDMEID, from the exons ATGGACGTGGACGATGATAATTCCGTTTCAACTTCAGTTATGGAACCTTCCGCTGCAGTCATTGATGGCCAAACTGTAGTTGCAACCGGTCCGGTTCCAATTCAACCAGTTCCAATTATTGGACCTCCACTTGGCTCTCCTGTTCCTCCAATACCCACACAGCTTCCCTCAATCACCCCTCAATTGGCTCCTCTCCCGCCTGTCGTTAGGCAACCCCAAGCGCAGCAGAATGGTGAGGTCAGTCCCAGTGACTCAGACTCTGACAATGATGGTTCAGGCCCCACTCCGTCTACTGCAGAATACGAAGTTTCAGAACAGAGCAGACAAATCAGAGAGAGGCAAGAAAAGATGATGCAAGAATTACTGATAAAGCGGCGTGCTGCTGCCCTAGCTGTTCCTACAAATGACATGGCTGTGCGGGCCCGTCTACGTCGCCTTAGTGAACCCATAACCCTTTTTGGAGAAAGGGAGATGGAAAGGCGGGACCGCTTGAGGATGCTCCTGGCAAAACTGGATGCTGAAGGGCAATTAGAGAGGCTCATGAAAGCTCACGAGGATGAAGAGGCTGCAGCTTCTGCGACAAAGGACGAAGCTGAAGAAGACATTCAGTACCCATTTTACACTGAAGGGTCTAAAGCACTTTTGCAGGCCCGAGTAGAGATTGCAAAGTATTCTCTTCCGAGGGCAGCTTTGCGGCTTCAACGTGCAAGAAGGAAAAGGGATGACCCGGATGAGGATTTGGATGCAGAGATAGATTGGGCTTTGAAGCAAGCTGGGAGCTTGGTTTTATATTGCAGTGAAATAGGAGATGACAGGCCGCTTTCAGGATGTTCTTTTTCGCATGATGGAAATATGCTTGCGACATG CGCTTCTAGCGGAGTTGCCAAATTATGGAGCATGCCTCAGGTGGAGAAGGTTTCTACCTTAAAAGGGCACACAGAACGTTTAACTGATGTTGCTTTTTCTCCCGTGGACAATTACATTGCAACTGCCTCTGCTGACCGGACTGCAAGGCTTTGGAATACGGAAGGGTCTCTCCTGAAGACATTCGAGGGCCATTTGGATCGTCTAGGTAGAATTGCCTTCCATCCATCAGGGAAGTACTTGGGAACAACTAGCTTTGACAAAACTTGGAGATTATGGGATATAGATACTGGCGAGGAATTGCTTCTCCAAGAAGGTCATAGTCGAAGTGTGTATGGATTAACCTTTCACCGTGATGGATCTTTAGCTGCGTCTTGTGGTCTAGATGCACTTGCTCGTGTATGGGACCTTCGTTCTGGAAAAAGTATTCTCGCCTTGGAAGGCCATGTTAAATCG GTTTTTGGTATCAGTTTTTCTCCCAATGGCTATCATTTAGCCACAGGTGGTGAAGATAATACTTGCCGAATTTGGGACTTGAGGAAAAGAAAGGCATTGTACGTAATACCAGCACactcaaattctctctctcaagtcaAATTTGAGCCTGAAGAGGGATACTTTTTGGTTTCTGCCTCATTTGATATGACAGCcaag GTTTGGTCATCTAGAGATTTCAAGCCTGTCCAGACATTATCTGGTCATGAAGGACGAGTTACATCTCTGGATATTGCAGGAG ATGGACAGCATATTGCAACTGTGACGAGTGATCGGACCATCAAACTTTGGTCAAGCAGAAACAGTGGTAAGGAGAAAGACATGGAAATCGACTAG
- the LOC131318604 gene encoding cytokinin dehydrogenase 1-like has protein sequence MSPPTFRKNNLTVKFLIVMLLTCIMNRNNLCHNHPFVTSTISSHSGSPNIPASLEKLRLDGCLSSKNIAHASNDFGNIYHHLPSAVLYPKSVSDISSTIKHIFDMGSTSDLTVAARGHAHSLQGQAQAHQGVVINMESLKQEMYFHKGEFPYVDVSGGELWINILHESLKHGLAPKSWTDYLHLTVGGTLSNAGVSGQAFRHGPQINNVYRLEVVTGRGELITCSESQNADLFYGVLGGLGQFGIITRARISLEPAPLMVKWIRVLYSDFSTFTKDQEHLISSEDTFDYLEGLVIKNRTGLLNNWRSSFNPKDPVQASQFNSDGKTLFCLEIGKYFNPEETVKVNQKINRLLSDLSYIQSTLFLSEVSYAEFLDRVHTSELKLREKGLWDVHHPWLNLQIPKSRIHEFAEVVFGKILTDSSTGPILIYPVNKSKWNNKTSMVTPDEEIFYLVAFLSSAIPYSTGKDGLAHILNQNKRIVDFCETALLEVKQYVPHYTTQEAWRTHFGPQWDVFVRRKSQYDPLAILAPGQRIFQKARAFS, from the exons ATGTCACCACCAACATTTAGGAAAAACAACTTAACAGTCAAGTTTCTCATAGTCATGCTCTTGACCTGTATAATGAACAGAAACAACCTTTGTCATAACCACCCTTTTGTCACCTCAACAATTTCTTCTCATTCAGGATCCCCAAACATTCCTGCATCACTGGAAAAACTTAGACTTGATGGGTGTCTAAGCTCCAAGAATATTGCCCATGCATCAAATGACTTTGGCAATATTTATCATCACCTGCCATCAGCAGTTCTATATCCTAAATCAGTTTCTGATATCTCCTCTACTATCAAGCATATTTTCGACATGGGCTCCACGTCGGACCTCACGGTCGCGGCCAGAGGCCATGCCCATTCCCTCCAAGGCCAAGCCCAAGCCCATCAAGGGGTGGTCATCAACATGGAATCACTTAAACAAGAAATGTATTTCCACAAAGGGGAATTCCCTTATGTGGATGTTTCTGGTGGAGAGCTATGGATAAATATACTACATGAGAGCCTTAAACATGGGCTTGCACCAAAATCATGGACAGATTACCTGCATCTCACTGTGGGAGGAACTTTATCGAATGCTGGAGTCAGTGGACAGGCATTCCGCCATGGCCCACAGATAAACAACGTGTATCGTCTGGAAGTTGTCACAG GAAGGGGAGAGTTGATTACCTGTTCAGAAAGTCAAAATGCGGACCTCTTCTATGGTGTTCTTGGAGGACTGGGACAATTTGGTATCATCACCCGGGCTAGAATTTCTCTGGAACCTGCACCCTTGATG GTAAAATGGATTAGAGTACTTTACTCGGATTTTTCCACCTTCACAAAGGACCAAGAGCATTTGATATCATCGGAGGATACTTTTGATTACTTAGAAGGATTAGTGATAAAAAACAGAACAGGTCTTCTTAATAACTGGAGATCTTCCTTCAATCCCAAAGATCCAGTTCAAGCAAGTCAGTTTAACTCAGATGGAAAAACTCTCTTTTGCCTAGAAATAGGCAAGTACTTCAACCCAGAGGAGACTGTGAAAGTAAACCAG AAAATCAATAGATTGTTGTCAGACTTGAGCTATATTCAGTCCACCTTATTCCTTTCGGAAGTCTCCTATGCAGAATTCCTAGACAGAGTCCACACATCAGAGTTGAAACTACGGGAGAAGGGATTGTGGGACGTCCATCACCCGTGGCTAAATCTTCAAATTCCGAAAAGCAGAATTCACGAATTTGCTGAAGTAGTATTTGGTAAAATTCTTACAGATTCCAGCACTGGTCCTATACTCATCTACCCAGTTAACAAATCCAA GTGGAACAACAAAACATCCATGGTTACACCAGATGAAGAAATTTTCTACCTAGTAGCTTTCCTATCCTCCGCAATCCCATATTCAACAGGAAAAGATGGGTTAGCACACATtctaaaccaaaacaaaagaatcGTAGATTTCTGCGAAACAGCACTTCTTGAGGTGAAGCAATATGTTCCCCATTACACCACTCAAGAGGCGTGGCGGACCCACTTTGGGCCTCAATGGGATGTTTTTGTAAGGAGGAAATCCCAATATGACCCTTTAGCAATCCTAGCTCCCGGCCAGAGAATTTTCCAGAAAGCAAGAGCCTTTTCATGA
- the LOC131318605 gene encoding uncharacterized protein LOC131318605 isoform X1 gives MEYGSVGVLDADKETGRGKKLVESAETEANIKDDPKQHIGPLEDMAQTNTGDLESGDNVSHEVKAGLDASGEVNMEASISSDDIIRAGGFGARDDISSFLPVASDSTDFEASLRDAREYEDPQEEICRPGLGWTAATK, from the coding sequence CAGATAAGGAGACCGgcagaggaaaaaaattagttgaaTCAGCTGAAACTGAGGCGAATATAAAGGATGATCCCAAACAACACATAGGTCCTCTAGAAGACATGGCACAAACTAACACTGGTGATTTGGAAAGCGGGGACAATGTCTCACATGAGGTTAAGGCTGGTTTGGATGCCTCTGGCGAAGTAAATATGGAGGCTTCCATATCATCTGATGACATTATACGTGCCGGAGGGTTTGGAGCTAGAGATGACATAAGCAGTTTTCTTCCTGTTGCAAGTGACTCAACAGATTTTGAAGCTTCTCTTCGTGATGCTAGAGAGTATGAGGATCCACAGGAAGAAATCTGCAGACCAGGTCTGGGATGGACAGCAGCTACTAAGTGA
- the LOC131318605 gene encoding uncharacterized protein LOC131318605 isoform X3: MLMLKICKADKETGRGKKLVESAETEANIKDDPKQHIGPLEDMAQTNTGDLESGDNVSHEVKAGLDASGEVNMEASISSDDIIRAGGFGARDDISSFLPVASDSTDFEASLRDAREYEDPQEEICRPGLGWTAATK; encoded by the exons ATGCTGATGTTGAAGATATGTAAAG CAGATAAGGAGACCGgcagaggaaaaaaattagttgaaTCAGCTGAAACTGAGGCGAATATAAAGGATGATCCCAAACAACACATAGGTCCTCTAGAAGACATGGCACAAACTAACACTGGTGATTTGGAAAGCGGGGACAATGTCTCACATGAGGTTAAGGCTGGTTTGGATGCCTCTGGCGAAGTAAATATGGAGGCTTCCATATCATCTGATGACATTATACGTGCCGGAGGGTTTGGAGCTAGAGATGACATAAGCAGTTTTCTTCCTGTTGCAAGTGACTCAACAGATTTTGAAGCTTCTCTTCGTGATGCTAGAGAGTATGAGGATCCACAGGAAGAAATCTGCAGACCAGGTCTGGGATGGACAGCAGCTACTAAGTGA
- the LOC131318605 gene encoding uncharacterized protein LOC131318605 isoform X4, which yields MLMLKICKDKETGRGKKLVESAETEANIKDDPKQHIGPLEDMAQTNTGDLESGDNVSHEVKAGLDASGEVNMEASISSDDIIRAGGFGARDDISSFLPVASDSTDFEASLRDAREYEDPQEEICRPGLGWTAATK from the exons ATGCTGATGTTGAAGATATGTAAAG ATAAGGAGACCGgcagaggaaaaaaattagttgaaTCAGCTGAAACTGAGGCGAATATAAAGGATGATCCCAAACAACACATAGGTCCTCTAGAAGACATGGCACAAACTAACACTGGTGATTTGGAAAGCGGGGACAATGTCTCACATGAGGTTAAGGCTGGTTTGGATGCCTCTGGCGAAGTAAATATGGAGGCTTCCATATCATCTGATGACATTATACGTGCCGGAGGGTTTGGAGCTAGAGATGACATAAGCAGTTTTCTTCCTGTTGCAAGTGACTCAACAGATTTTGAAGCTTCTCTTCGTGATGCTAGAGAGTATGAGGATCCACAGGAAGAAATCTGCAGACCAGGTCTGGGATGGACAGCAGCTACTAAGTGA
- the LOC131318605 gene encoding uncharacterized protein LOC131318605 isoform X2 has translation MEYGSVGVLDDKETGRGKKLVESAETEANIKDDPKQHIGPLEDMAQTNTGDLESGDNVSHEVKAGLDASGEVNMEASISSDDIIRAGGFGARDDISSFLPVASDSTDFEASLRDAREYEDPQEEICRPGLGWTAATK, from the coding sequence ATAAGGAGACCGgcagaggaaaaaaattagttgaaTCAGCTGAAACTGAGGCGAATATAAAGGATGATCCCAAACAACACATAGGTCCTCTAGAAGACATGGCACAAACTAACACTGGTGATTTGGAAAGCGGGGACAATGTCTCACATGAGGTTAAGGCTGGTTTGGATGCCTCTGGCGAAGTAAATATGGAGGCTTCCATATCATCTGATGACATTATACGTGCCGGAGGGTTTGGAGCTAGAGATGACATAAGCAGTTTTCTTCCTGTTGCAAGTGACTCAACAGATTTTGAAGCTTCTCTTCGTGATGCTAGAGAGTATGAGGATCCACAGGAAGAAATCTGCAGACCAGGTCTGGGATGGACAGCAGCTACTAAGTGA